In Nocardia asteroides, the following proteins share a genomic window:
- a CDS encoding SulP family inorganic anion transporter, which produces MLRRALPGLRQYRDYQRAWLRSDVVAGVTVAAYLIPQVMAYATVAGLPPVVGLWATIAPLAVYALLATSRQMSVGPESTTALLTAVALAPLAAGDPRRYAALAAVLALLVGALCLVAALARLGVLADLLSRPVLIGYLAGTAGLMIVGQLGRVTGVPVEGETAMAQLRSFVANLGGWHPATAILAATVLVALLVMARWTPRAPGPLLAVLAATLAVAVFSLERFGIAVVGSVPAGLPVPALPTLAMADVAALLLPAAGIAVVGFSDNALTARAFAARHGRHVQVNTELAALGATNVAAAVTHGFPVSSSGSRTTIADLMGARTQLYSLVCLASVLVVLFGATGVLAEFPMAALGALVVYAALRLIDVAEFRRIGRFRRSELLLALVTTGSVLVLGVLYGVLVAVALSVFDLLRRIARGHDAVLGFVPGLAGMHDVDDYPAARPLPGLVVYRYDAPLFFANAEDFRTGALAAVDWSAEHSGVPVRWFVLNVEANVEVDLTALDAVEQVRAELAARGIVFAMARVKQDLRVALDAAGLTTRIGPDRLFPTLPTAVEAFRAAHPEAGEDP; this is translated from the coding sequence GTGTTGCGACGAGCTCTGCCGGGTCTGCGGCAATACCGGGACTATCAGCGCGCGTGGCTGCGTTCGGACGTGGTCGCGGGCGTGACCGTCGCCGCGTATCTGATCCCGCAGGTCATGGCCTATGCGACGGTCGCCGGGCTGCCCCCGGTGGTGGGGCTGTGGGCCACGATCGCGCCGCTGGCGGTGTACGCGCTGCTGGCGACCTCGCGGCAGATGTCGGTGGGTCCGGAGTCGACCACCGCGCTGCTCACCGCGGTCGCGCTGGCGCCGCTGGCCGCGGGCGATCCGCGGCGCTACGCCGCGCTGGCCGCGGTGCTGGCGCTGCTGGTGGGCGCGTTGTGCCTGGTGGCGGCGCTGGCCCGGCTCGGGGTGCTGGCCGATCTGCTGTCGCGTCCGGTGCTGATCGGCTATCTGGCGGGGACCGCGGGGCTGATGATCGTGGGTCAGCTGGGCCGGGTCACCGGTGTGCCCGTCGAGGGCGAGACGGCCATGGCCCAGCTGCGCTCGTTCGTGGCGAACCTGGGCGGCTGGCATCCGGCGACGGCGATCCTGGCCGCGACCGTGCTGGTCGCGCTGCTGGTCATGGCCCGCTGGACGCCGCGCGCCCCGGGACCGCTGCTCGCGGTGCTGGCCGCGACGCTGGCGGTCGCGGTGTTCTCGCTGGAGCGATTCGGCATCGCGGTGGTGGGCTCGGTACCCGCCGGACTCCCCGTCCCCGCGCTGCCGACGCTCGCGATGGCCGATGTGGCGGCCCTGCTGCTGCCCGCGGCGGGCATCGCGGTGGTCGGCTTCTCCGACAACGCGCTGACCGCCCGCGCGTTCGCCGCCCGGCACGGCCGGCACGTGCAGGTCAACACCGAGCTGGCCGCCCTCGGCGCGACCAACGTCGCCGCCGCGGTCACCCACGGCTTCCCGGTGAGCAGCAGCGGCAGCCGCACTACCATCGCCGACCTGATGGGCGCGCGCACCCAGCTGTATTCGCTGGTGTGCCTGGCCTCGGTGCTGGTGGTGCTGTTCGGCGCCACCGGGGTGCTCGCGGAGTTCCCGATGGCGGCGCTGGGCGCGCTGGTCGTCTACGCGGCACTGCGGCTGATCGATGTCGCCGAGTTCCGCCGGATCGGCCGGTTCCGGCGCAGCGAACTGCTGCTGGCACTGGTCACCACCGGTTCGGTGCTCGTGCTCGGGGTGCTCTACGGCGTTCTCGTCGCGGTCGCGCTGTCGGTGTTCGACCTGCTGCGCCGCATCGCCCGCGGTCACGACGCGGTCCTCGGCTTCGTCCCCGGGCTGGCGGGCATGCACGATGTCGACGACTATCCGGCCGCGCGGCCACTGCCCGGCCTGGTGGTGTACCGCTACGACGCGCCGCTGTTCTTCGCCAACGCCGAGGACTTCCGCACCGGCGCGCTCGCCGCGGTCGACTGGTCGGCCGAGCACAGCGGGGTACCGGTCCGCTGGTTCGTGCTCAATGTGGAGGCCAATGTCGAGGTGGACCTGACCGCGCTCGACGCCGTCGAACAGGTGCGAGCCGAACTGGCCGCGCGCGGCATCGTCTTCGCCATGGCCCGCGTCAAACAGGACCTGCGGGTAGCCCTCGACGCCGCGGGCCTCACCACCCGCATCGGCCCCGACCGCCTGTTCCCCACCCTCCCGACCGCGGTCGAGGCCTTCCGCGCCGCACACCCGGAGGCGGGCGAGGATCCGTGA
- a CDS encoding Acg family FMN-binding oxidoreductase, translating to MNDDRVHPAPDHPTVRAAIRLGCRAPSVHNTQPWRWAFDGTALLLFRDLGRQLVEADPTGRQAVISCGAVLHHVRTAFAAAHWHTEVSRLPDPDRPDLLARIEFQPWPDPPMAELRRAEAIDRRYTDRLPMDAPIGLDSVLSPLDKVLAPHELSLDLLTDDVRPRLATASEQSDALRHYDMQYQAELRWWAGHSEHPDGVPPSALPSESELARVGVARTFPTPGRSARRADSVDNARLAVLASADESPLSWLRTGEALSAVLLECTAAGLSTCALTHITELPASRRTLVGLLGHPGTPQVVLRIGIAPTGELHPPTPRRPLTEVLVEG from the coding sequence ATGAACGATGACCGAGTTCATCCGGCGCCCGACCATCCCACGGTGCGCGCGGCCATCCGGCTCGGCTGCCGGGCACCGTCGGTGCACAACACGCAGCCGTGGCGCTGGGCGTTCGACGGCACCGCGCTGCTGCTGTTCCGCGATCTCGGCAGGCAACTGGTCGAGGCGGACCCGACCGGGCGGCAGGCGGTGATCAGCTGCGGCGCGGTCCTGCACCATGTGCGCACCGCCTTCGCCGCCGCGCACTGGCACACCGAGGTCAGCAGGCTCCCCGACCCCGACCGCCCCGACCTGCTGGCCCGGATCGAATTCCAGCCCTGGCCCGACCCGCCGATGGCCGAACTGCGCCGCGCCGAGGCCATCGACCGCCGCTACACCGACCGCCTGCCGATGGACGCCCCCATCGGCCTGGACTCGGTGCTGTCGCCGCTGGACAAGGTCCTCGCGCCACACGAGCTGTCGCTGGACCTGCTCACCGACGACGTGCGCCCCCGGCTGGCCACGGCCTCCGAACAGTCCGACGCGCTGCGCCACTACGACATGCAGTACCAGGCCGAACTGCGCTGGTGGGCCGGGCATTCCGAGCACCCCGACGGCGTGCCGCCGAGCGCGCTGCCGTCGGAATCGGAGCTGGCCCGGGTCGGCGTCGCCCGCACCTTCCCGACCCCGGGCCGCTCGGCCCGCCGCGCCGACAGCGTCGACAACGCGCGCCTCGCGGTCCTCGCCTCCGCCGACGAATCCCCGCTGTCCTGGCTGCGCACCGGCGAGGCCCTCTCGGCGGTCCTGCTCGAGTGCACCGCCGCGGGCCTGTCGACCTGCGCCCTCACCCACATCACCGAACTCCCCGCGAGCCGCCGCACCCTGGTCGGCCTCCTCGGCCACCCCGGCACGCCCCAGGTCGTCCTCCGCATCGGCATCGCCCCCACCGGCGAACTCCATCCCCCGACCCCGCGCAGGCCCCTGACCGAAGTCCTCGTCGAGGGCTGA
- a CDS encoding medium chain dehydrogenase/reductase family protein → MSTTATEIVLPGRVAPDGLLVTRRELPAPGAGQALVRVEASGVSFAEQQMRRGKYYDQPPFPFVPGYDLVGIVAEVGADVDPALLGTRVAALTKIGGWASHTLLDAADLVAVPATLEPAEAETFVVNGITAWQMLFRTARVRAGQTVLVLGANGGVGSTLVQLARANGIHVIGTASARHADAVRALGATWVDYRDDVPARVRELAPDGVDAVFDHVGGPGIADSFALLAPHGTLVSYGTAATRDDAGNSRLPVLKLLATLLLWNALPNRRRAHFFNLWAGKRRAARFRDRIRADLGAVFALAARGELRAQVAARIPLTEAARAVELAESSTVVGKVVLVA, encoded by the coding sequence ATGTCCACCACCGCCACCGAAATCGTCCTCCCCGGCCGCGTCGCACCCGACGGACTGCTGGTCACCCGGCGCGAACTGCCCGCGCCCGGCGCCGGGCAGGCGCTCGTACGCGTCGAGGCCAGCGGGGTCTCCTTCGCCGAACAGCAGATGCGCCGCGGCAAGTACTACGATCAGCCGCCGTTCCCGTTCGTGCCCGGCTACGACCTGGTCGGCATCGTGGCCGAGGTCGGCGCCGACGTCGATCCGGCGCTGCTCGGCACCCGGGTCGCCGCGCTGACCAAGATCGGCGGCTGGGCCAGCCACACGCTGCTCGACGCGGCCGATCTGGTCGCGGTGCCCGCGACACTCGAGCCCGCCGAAGCCGAGACGTTCGTGGTCAACGGGATCACCGCCTGGCAGATGCTGTTCCGCACCGCGCGGGTGCGCGCCGGGCAGACCGTGCTGGTGCTCGGCGCCAACGGCGGCGTCGGTTCGACGCTCGTCCAGCTGGCCCGGGCCAACGGCATCCACGTCATCGGCACCGCCTCGGCGCGCCATGCCGACGCCGTGCGCGCGCTCGGCGCCACCTGGGTCGACTACCGCGACGACGTGCCCGCGCGGGTGCGCGAGCTCGCCCCCGACGGCGTCGACGCGGTGTTCGACCATGTCGGCGGGCCCGGCATCGCCGACTCGTTCGCGCTGCTCGCGCCGCACGGCACGCTCGTGTCCTACGGCACCGCCGCCACCAGGGACGACGCGGGCAACTCCCGGCTGCCGGTGCTGAAACTGCTGGCCACCCTGCTGCTCTGGAACGCCCTGCCCAACCGGCGCCGGGCGCACTTCTTCAACCTGTGGGCGGGCAAGCGTCGTGCCGCCCGCTTCCGCGACCGGATCCGCGCCGACCTCGGTGCGGTCTTCGCCCTCGCCGCCCGTGGCGAGCTGCGGGCCCAGGTCGCCGCGCGGATCCCGCTCACCGAAGCCGCGCGGGCCGTGGAGCTGGCCGAGTCCAGCACGGTCGTCGGCAAAGTCGTCCTCGTCGCCTGA
- a CDS encoding TetR/AcrR family transcriptional regulator: protein MSKSGVTLSRSDLRRDAVVDAAIVEFARTGYHGTPISTVAATAQISPAYVFKLFPGKVALFVAALERCFDRIVAAMSSGAARSTGESPEQILYDMGGAYAELIGDKSLLMLQVHAQSVADEPEIGAALREGLARVTELAKERSGAADEYVQRFIAFGQLCHLITTLGLDGDDSPWATIVTAGIRHPKPH from the coding sequence ATGAGCAAGAGCGGAGTCACCCTCTCCCGATCGGACCTGCGCCGCGACGCGGTGGTCGATGCCGCGATCGTCGAGTTCGCGCGGACCGGCTATCACGGCACCCCGATCAGCACGGTGGCCGCGACGGCTCAGATCTCCCCGGCGTACGTGTTCAAGCTGTTCCCCGGCAAGGTCGCCCTGTTCGTCGCGGCGCTCGAGCGGTGCTTCGACCGGATCGTGGCGGCGATGTCGTCGGGCGCGGCGCGGTCGACCGGCGAGAGTCCCGAGCAGATCCTGTACGACATGGGCGGCGCGTACGCCGAGCTCATCGGCGACAAGAGCCTGCTCATGCTCCAGGTCCACGCACAATCGGTGGCCGACGAGCCGGAGATCGGCGCGGCCCTGCGCGAGGGGCTGGCCCGGGTCACCGAGCTGGCCAAGGAACGCTCCGGCGCCGCGGACGAATACGTGCAGCGGTTCATCGCGTTCGGGCAGCTGTGCCACCTGATCACCACCCTCGGACTCGACGGCGACGACAGCCCGTGGGCCACCATCGTCACCGCGGGCATCCGCCACCCGAAACCCCACTGA
- a CDS encoding TetR/AcrR family transcriptional regulator, with protein sequence MATREEQKQATRARILEAATDLLVERGYAALTTVAVQEAAGLSRGALLHHFPTIGALTTALVQNLVARNERAALAAAERFGADADPVDRALAALYDSMTQPAAQAELELWSAARTDPDLAAALRCAERAAGRDLLRVVDGVFGPEVVAHPRYPVIRDLTITVLRGTATGRVLHTSETSARTTLRAWADIVRSLLG encoded by the coding sequence GTGGCGACCCGGGAAGAACAGAAACAGGCGACGCGCGCCCGCATCCTCGAAGCGGCCACCGACCTGCTGGTCGAGCGTGGCTATGCCGCGCTGACCACGGTGGCCGTCCAGGAGGCGGCCGGCCTCAGCCGCGGCGCGCTGCTGCACCACTTCCCGACCATCGGCGCGCTGACGACCGCGCTGGTACAGAACCTGGTCGCGCGCAACGAGCGGGCCGCGCTGGCCGCCGCCGAACGCTTCGGCGCCGACGCCGACCCGGTGGACCGGGCACTGGCCGCGCTCTACGACTCGATGACCCAGCCGGCGGCCCAGGCCGAGCTGGAGCTGTGGTCGGCCGCCCGCACCGACCCCGACCTGGCCGCGGCCCTGCGGTGCGCCGAACGCGCCGCGGGCCGCGACCTCCTCCGCGTCGTCGACGGCGTCTTCGGCCCCGAGGTGGTGGCCCACCCCCGCTATCCGGTGATCCGCGACCTCACCATCACCGTGCTGCGCGGCACCGCCACCGGCCGGGTGCTGCACACCTCCGAGACCTCGGCCCGCACCACCCTGCGCGCATGGGCGGACATCGTCCGAAGTCTGCTCGGCTGA
- a CDS encoding crotonase/enoyl-CoA hydratase family protein gives MPNSNADRTAPWYDSWTEGPESPWQHRPDPDFDREYATLTYERDGRIARITFNRPDKGNAITPHTPRDLAHAVERADLDPRVHVIVVSGRGKGFCGGYDLDMFAEQSFAGADGPDEVTGTVLDPMVNAINHNPHGVWDPMIDFAMMSRFTKGFASLMHANKPTVAKLHGFAIAGGTDIALHADQIICADDTKIGYPPTRVWGIPAAGLWAHRLGDQRAKRLLFTGDCISGKQAAEWGLAVESCPAEELDERTEALVERIARMPVNQLMMAKLALNSALNTQGVANSAMISTVFDGISRHTREGYAFQTRSATVGFREAVRERDDPYGDHKRAQFER, from the coding sequence GTGCCGAACAGCAACGCCGACCGAACCGCGCCCTGGTACGACAGCTGGACCGAGGGCCCGGAATCCCCGTGGCAGCATCGCCCGGACCCGGACTTCGACCGCGAGTACGCCACGCTCACCTACGAGCGGGACGGCCGGATCGCCCGGATCACCTTCAACCGCCCCGACAAGGGCAACGCCATCACCCCGCACACCCCGCGCGACCTGGCGCACGCGGTCGAGCGCGCCGACCTCGACCCGCGGGTGCACGTCATCGTGGTGTCCGGGCGCGGCAAGGGCTTCTGCGGCGGCTACGACCTGGACATGTTCGCCGAGCAGAGTTTCGCGGGCGCCGACGGACCCGACGAGGTCACCGGGACCGTGCTCGACCCGATGGTCAACGCGATCAACCACAACCCGCACGGCGTGTGGGACCCGATGATCGACTTCGCCATGATGAGCCGGTTCACCAAGGGTTTCGCCAGTCTCATGCACGCGAACAAACCCACCGTCGCCAAGCTGCACGGCTTCGCCATCGCGGGCGGCACCGACATCGCGCTGCACGCCGACCAGATCATCTGCGCCGACGACACCAAGATCGGCTACCCGCCCACCCGCGTCTGGGGTATCCCCGCGGCCGGCCTGTGGGCGCACCGGCTCGGTGACCAGCGTGCCAAGCGGCTGCTGTTCACCGGCGACTGCATCAGCGGCAAGCAGGCCGCCGAGTGGGGTCTGGCGGTGGAGTCCTGTCCCGCCGAGGAACTCGACGAGCGCACCGAAGCGCTGGTCGAGCGGATCGCCCGGATGCCGGTCAACCAGCTCATGATGGCCAAGCTCGCCCTCAACTCCGCCCTGAACACCCAGGGCGTCGCCAATTCGGCCATGATCAGCACCGTCTTCGACGGCATCTCCCGGCACACCCGCGAGGGCTACGCCTTCCAGACCCGTTCCGCCACTGTCGGTTTCCGCGAAGCGGTCCGCGAGCGCGACGACCCGTACGGCGACCACAAGCGCGCCCAGTTCGAACGCTGA
- a CDS encoding alpha/beta fold hydrolase, translating to MVSWDVAVRNVGALLGRGIEPYEPMPSDVVYAEPHRTLRRYRRSTPATGNPVLLVPPLAVTISCYDLRPGQSLVEFLLGLGRDVYVVDYGDIGYADRHLGFEEWVDDIVPTAVRAVSDAHGHAPVEVIGWSFGGTISLLTAAADPGLPIASITAVGTPFDQRRNGPMALAHAVGRRTSSHFVTAPVRLAGGIPKHAVRMGFRAQSLDRELTKPWYIARNAGDTEALARMQAVDRFMDEMPGYPGRFYRQVYRQLIVRNEMWSGTVNLGPGHAVRLAGITAPVLLVGGRRDKLATAASVAAGTEVLTGAATVRFAEVDGSHLGIIAGPEARSSTWAAIADFLTVDVPQPA from the coding sequence GTGGTCAGCTGGGATGTCGCGGTGCGCAATGTCGGCGCGCTGCTCGGTCGGGGGATCGAACCGTACGAGCCGATGCCGTCGGACGTCGTCTACGCCGAGCCGCATCGGACCCTGCGCCGCTACCGGCGCTCGACCCCGGCCACCGGGAATCCGGTCCTGCTGGTGCCGCCGCTGGCGGTGACGATCTCGTGCTACGACCTGCGGCCGGGCCAGAGCCTGGTGGAATTCCTGCTGGGGCTGGGTCGCGACGTCTACGTGGTGGACTACGGCGACATCGGTTACGCCGACCGGCATCTCGGGTTCGAGGAGTGGGTCGACGACATCGTGCCCACGGCCGTCCGCGCGGTGAGCGACGCGCACGGGCACGCGCCGGTGGAGGTCATCGGGTGGTCGTTCGGCGGCACCATCAGCCTGCTCACCGCCGCGGCCGATCCGGGACTGCCGATCGCCTCGATCACCGCGGTCGGCACACCGTTCGACCAGCGCCGCAACGGGCCGATGGCGCTCGCCCACGCGGTCGGGCGCCGCACCTCGAGCCACTTCGTCACCGCGCCGGTGCGATTGGCCGGCGGCATCCCGAAACACGCGGTGCGGATGGGCTTCCGGGCCCAGTCGCTGGACCGCGAACTGACCAAGCCGTGGTACATCGCCCGCAACGCCGGTGACACCGAGGCGCTGGCGCGGATGCAGGCCGTCGACCGGTTCATGGACGAGATGCCCGGCTACCCCGGCCGCTTCTACCGGCAGGTCTATCGCCAGCTGATCGTCCGCAACGAAATGTGGAGCGGCACCGTGAATCTCGGCCCCGGCCACGCGGTCCGGCTGGCCGGGATCACCGCACCGGTCCTGCTGGTCGGCGGCCGCCGCGACAAACTCGCCACCGCCGCCTCCGTCGCGGCGGGCACCGAGGTCCTCACCGGTGCCGCCACCGTCCGCTTCGCCGAGGTGGACGGCAGCCACCTCGGCATCATCGCCGGACCCGAGGCCCGATCCAGCACCTGGGCGGCGATCGCGGACTTCCTCACCGTGGACGTGCCCCAGCCCGCGTGA
- a CDS encoding flavin-containing monooxygenase: MSSSLHSTEQLDVVVIGAGLSGINAAYRLQEQCPGKSYAILEARESMGGTWDLFRYPGIRSDSDIFTFGFGFKPWRGDKPLAEGAEILSYLRETTAENDIDRHIRYGTKVVAADWSTAEQRWNLDLEVRTGDAVERRTLSARFVYLCSGYYRYDAGHTPDFPGLDDFTGQVVHPQFWPEDLDYTGKRVVVIGSGATAVTLVPAMASTAGHVTMLQRSPSWIGAVPSRDKVADRLRAVLPAGLAHRLIRAKNITRGIAIYTYCRHNPQGARKMLTGLATKVLGGDATAVAEHFTPSYDPWDQRLCAAPGGDFFKVIRGGDASVVTDRIDTFVPEGIRLASGRVLEADLVVTATGLQLSAGGGIEFTLDGRPGNLSESFLWRGAMVSGVPNLAVCMGYINASWTLRADLSARLVCRVLRYLDAENATSVSPQAPAGMRRLPIIDLKSGYVQRSISEFPAQGPSGSWRVPQNYLIDRFATLRGGFDRDLELTTVPPRAEVLV; the protein is encoded by the coding sequence ATGAGTTCCTCCCTGCACAGCACCGAACAGCTGGATGTCGTGGTCATCGGCGCCGGACTGTCGGGCATCAACGCCGCGTATCGCCTGCAAGAACAGTGCCCCGGCAAGAGTTACGCCATCCTGGAGGCCCGCGAGTCGATGGGCGGCACCTGGGATCTGTTCCGGTATCCCGGGATCCGCTCGGACTCCGACATCTTCACCTTCGGCTTCGGCTTCAAGCCCTGGCGCGGTGACAAGCCGCTCGCCGAGGGCGCCGAGATCCTGTCGTACCTGCGTGAGACCACGGCCGAGAACGACATCGACCGGCACATCCGCTACGGCACCAAGGTCGTCGCCGCCGACTGGTCCACCGCCGAGCAGCGCTGGAATCTGGACCTCGAGGTCCGCACGGGAGATGCGGTCGAACGCCGGACGCTGAGCGCGCGCTTCGTCTACCTGTGCTCGGGCTACTACCGCTACGACGCCGGCCACACCCCCGACTTCCCCGGCCTCGACGACTTCACGGGTCAGGTGGTGCATCCGCAGTTCTGGCCCGAGGACCTGGATTACACGGGCAAGCGCGTGGTCGTCATCGGCAGCGGCGCGACCGCGGTGACCCTGGTGCCCGCCATGGCATCGACCGCGGGCCACGTGACGATGCTGCAACGGTCGCCCAGCTGGATCGGCGCGGTGCCCTCCCGTGACAAGGTCGCCGACCGGCTGCGCGCGGTCCTGCCCGCCGGTCTCGCGCATCGGCTCATCCGCGCCAAGAACATCACCCGTGGCATCGCGATCTACACCTACTGCCGCCACAACCCGCAGGGCGCCCGCAAGATGCTGACCGGGCTCGCGACCAAGGTCCTCGGCGGCGACGCGACGGCCGTCGCCGAACACTTCACCCCCAGCTACGACCCGTGGGACCAGCGGCTGTGCGCCGCGCCGGGCGGCGACTTCTTCAAGGTGATCCGCGGCGGCGACGCCTCCGTGGTGACCGATCGGATCGACACCTTCGTCCCCGAGGGCATCCGGCTCGCGAGCGGCCGGGTACTCGAGGCCGACCTGGTGGTGACCGCCACCGGACTGCAACTGTCGGCGGGTGGCGGTATCGAGTTCACCCTGGACGGCCGGCCCGGGAACCTGAGCGAGTCCTTCCTGTGGCGGGGCGCGATGGTCAGCGGTGTCCCCAACCTCGCGGTGTGCATGGGTTACATCAACGCGTCGTGGACCCTGCGGGCGGATCTGTCCGCGCGGCTGGTGTGCCGCGTGCTGCGGTACCTCGACGCCGAGAACGCGACCTCGGTGTCGCCGCAGGCGCCCGCGGGCATGCGGCGGTTGCCGATCATCGATCTGAAGTCCGGGTACGTGCAGCGCTCGATCAGCGAGTTTCCCGCGCAGGGGCCCAGCGGTTCCTGGCGTGTTCCGCAGAACTACCTGATCGACCGCTTCGCGACCCTGCGCGGCGGATTCGACCGCGACCTCGAGCTGACGACGGTGCCGCCGCGCGCCGAGGTACTCGTCTAG
- a CDS encoding AraC family transcriptional regulator, which produces MAVIRSAGIRGFRAVVAELGGDAEDLALRTGFPPQALDADDLLVSDRTMGMLLELAALELDCPDLGLRVARLQDVSMLGPLALAMQSSATLGQALESAMAYLFVHSKGMRLTMRDDPYHARGVVALRLDMPLPGYWPVQGTDLTMGFIHRATEKLAGGPYGLRSVELPYRPPASLRRYEEFYGVPVRTGKPAALLRLPTSLRSRPLTTSDEDVRRLALVMLQRRAPDLATPEYTAQVHSTLAQSLGTATLDIAAVAGLLAMHPRTLQRKLADEGTSFNTVLDDVRRGAAKRLLTTTDLPLSQVAAMVGFAEPASLTRSARRWWGRAPSAVRKAAAAGTT; this is translated from the coding sequence ATGGCGGTGATCCGGTCGGCGGGTATCCGGGGCTTCCGGGCGGTGGTGGCCGAACTCGGCGGCGATGCCGAGGACCTCGCGCTGCGCACCGGTTTCCCGCCGCAGGCGCTCGACGCCGACGACCTGCTCGTGTCCGACCGGACGATGGGCATGCTGCTGGAACTGGCGGCACTCGAACTGGACTGCCCCGACCTGGGATTGCGCGTGGCCCGGCTCCAGGACGTGAGCATGCTCGGACCGCTGGCCCTGGCCATGCAGAGTTCGGCCACCCTCGGCCAGGCGCTGGAGTCGGCGATGGCCTACCTGTTCGTACACAGCAAGGGCATGCGCCTGACCATGCGGGACGACCCGTATCACGCGCGCGGCGTGGTCGCGCTCCGGCTGGACATGCCGCTGCCGGGGTACTGGCCGGTCCAGGGCACCGATCTGACCATGGGTTTCATCCATCGCGCCACCGAGAAACTCGCCGGCGGACCGTACGGGCTGCGCTCGGTGGAACTGCCCTACCGTCCGCCGGCGAGCCTGCGGCGGTACGAGGAGTTCTACGGCGTTCCGGTCCGCACCGGCAAGCCCGCGGCGCTGCTGCGGCTGCCGACGAGCCTGCGCTCGCGACCGCTGACCACCAGCGACGAGGACGTGCGCCGGCTCGCCCTGGTCATGCTGCAACGCCGCGCCCCCGACCTCGCGACCCCCGAATACACCGCCCAGGTCCATTCGACCCTGGCCCAGTCCCTGGGCACCGCCACCCTCGACATCGCGGCCGTGGCGGGCCTGCTGGCGATGCACCCGCGCACCTTGCAGCGCAAACTGGCCGACGAGGGCACCAGCTTCAACACCGTGCTCGACGACGTCCGCCGCGGCGCCGCCAAACGCCTGCTGACCACCACCGACCTGCCGCTGAGCCAGGTGGCGGCGATGGTCGGCTTCGCCGAGCCCGCCTCGCTGACGAGGTCGGCCCGGCGCTGGTGGGGCCGCGCGCCCTCGGCCGTGCGCAAGGCGGCGGCCGCGGGAACGACCTAG
- a CDS encoding TetR/AcrR family transcriptional regulator gives MNQPAADIDEQPPAPRKRTGGRSARVRQAVLAATLEQVAEHGIEGLTIGDVAARAGVAETTIYRRWKTRTALVAEAVTDLAALGNPVPDTGSLRTDLRIFTEQIAHLIARPGIARLVGTIIALSADPEVDAARQRFWTHRFDQGSLLVTRAVDRDELPASVDPREFLETLSAPLYFRLLLGRDPVDEAFITHCIDNTLTLYTHPAP, from the coding sequence ATGAACCAGCCGGCCGCCGATATCGACGAGCAGCCCCCGGCGCCGCGCAAGCGCACCGGTGGGCGCTCGGCCCGGGTGCGGCAGGCCGTGCTGGCCGCCACCCTGGAACAGGTGGCCGAACACGGCATCGAGGGCCTGACCATCGGCGATGTCGCGGCCCGTGCCGGCGTCGCCGAGACCACCATCTACCGCCGCTGGAAAACCCGCACCGCGCTGGTCGCCGAGGCCGTCACCGACCTGGCCGCCCTCGGCAACCCCGTCCCCGACACCGGTTCCCTGCGCACCGACCTGCGAATCTTCACCGAGCAGATCGCCCACCTGATCGCCCGCCCCGGCATCGCCCGCCTGGTGGGCACCATCATCGCCCTCTCCGCCGACCCCGAGGTCGACGCCGCCCGTCAGCGCTTCTGGACCCACCGCTTCGACCAGGGCTCGCTCCTGGTCACCCGAGCCGTCGACCGCGACGAACTCCCCGCGTCGGTGGACCCCCGGGAATTCCTCGAAACCCTCTCCGCCCCCCTCTATTTCCGCCTACTCCTGGGCCGCGACCCCGTCGACGAAGCCTTCATCACCCACTGCATCGACAACACCCTCACCCTCTACACCCACCCGGCCCCCTGA
- a CDS encoding type 1 glutamine amidotransferase domain-containing protein, which produces MPQHTLTGKRVAILATDGVEQVELVQPRTAVEDAGASTALLSLKSGEIQAMNHDVEPGDTFTVDQVVGQASPDDFDALLLPGGTTNPDKLRQDPAAVGFVKEFVATGKPIGVICHGPWTLVEADAVRGRTLTSYPSVRTDIRNAGGTVVDQEVVTDNGLVSSRNPDDLPAFCAKIVEEFAEGRH; this is translated from the coding sequence ATGCCGCAGCACACGCTCACCGGAAAGCGCGTCGCCATTCTGGCCACCGACGGAGTGGAGCAGGTGGAACTGGTCCAGCCGCGCACGGCGGTGGAGGACGCGGGGGCGAGTACCGCGCTGCTGTCGCTGAAATCCGGCGAGATCCAGGCGATGAACCACGATGTCGAGCCGGGCGACACGTTCACCGTGGACCAGGTGGTCGGCCAGGCCAGCCCCGACGACTTCGACGCACTGCTGCTGCCCGGCGGCACCACCAACCCCGACAAGTTGCGCCAGGATCCGGCGGCGGTCGGCTTCGTGAAGGAGTTCGTCGCGACCGGCAAGCCGATCGGCGTGATCTGCCACGGCCCGTGGACGCTCGTCGAGGCCGACGCGGTGCGTGGCCGCACCCTCACCTCCTACCCCAGCGTGCGCACCGATATCCGCAACGCGGGTGGCACGGTGGTCGATCAGGAGGTGGTCACCGACAACGGCCTGGTCTCCAGCCGCAACCCCGACGACCTGCCCGCCTTCTGCGCCAAGATCGTCGAGGAGTTCGCCGAGGGCAGGCACTGA